In Nostocoides sp. HKS02, the DNA window CCGATGACGACGGTCCGGGCGCCGACACGCTGGGTGTCGATCACCGTCTGGTAGACGTTGCCGGTGTGGGTCGCGGTGACGTCGCCCGTGCCCGCCCCGAGGCGGATCGACGTGCCCTGCACGGTGCTCTGCCCGTCGGGCACCTGGGGGACGAACGCGACGAGCTGGTTCCCGAGGTCAGGCTGCACACCGAGCCACTGGTGCACGACCGCCCAGGCAGTGCCGTAGTTGCCCCAGGCCTGCATGAACATCGAGCGACAGGTCCAGCACCGGTCGATGTTGGCGCCTTGGTCGGGCGAGGGGAAGATCTCCGGCATCGCGCCCGGCTGCTCGTCGGGAGTGCCGTTAGTGGCGGGCTCACTGAACATCGGCTCGGCCAGCGCCTGGAGGTACCGACCCTGCTGGGTCGCCCCGAGCCGTCCGTAGTTGCCTTCGCCGATCGACTGGATCGAGGTGGTCAGGCCGAAGATGACCCTCTCACCCTTGCCTTCGGGCCCACCACCACAGGCGGTGTGGAACAGCCCGGGGTTGAATGGCGGGGTGCCGCTGTAGCACGGGTCCTCACGACCGGCGAGCGCCGCAGTGCCGTGGTCGAACGGTGCGAGACCGGGCACGCTCTGACCCGCGATCCGCAGCTCGGCCTCCATCGGCGTCTGCCCGATCCAGTGCTTCTGGAAGGACTGGACGTTGCCCGGGTCGTTCAGCGAGTCGGCATACTGCTGGGCTGCCTGGTACCACCACGTGCCGTCGAAGCGCTGGTTCAGCATGCGGGCGAGGTTGGTCGCCCACGCGTAGGTTGCGCCGTCGCGCTTGGACCGGGCCATGTCGGCGAGGTCGTAGAGCCCGCGGATGAAGTACACGGTGTTGTCGAGCTTCTCCTGGCCCATCCCGGTGCGCTCGACGTTGCCCAGCCCCTCGGGCCAACCGTCGTGGTCGGCGTCGAGCTGGTTCACGACGTAGTGCAGGTTGCGCACCGTGAAGTCGTACATCTCGTCGCGGAAGGCGTTGTCGCCGGTCCACCGCCACAACAGGGCCACGGCACTGGGGAACTTCACCGTCTCATCGGTGTTGAAGTCGTAGGTCGTCACGCCCTTGGCGTCGGTCTGTCGCGAGTCATGGCCGTACCAGATCGACCCATCCGAGACCACCTCGTGGGTGACCACGCCCGAGCGGTTGTTGAGGATGTCGGAGACGTCGCGCAAGGCCCGTAGATGGTCCTCGATGGCCGCGAACTGACCGACCGAGACAGCGGCGAATGCGGTGTACTCGGCGTCCGTGCCGAAGATCCACGGGTAGTCGGGGTAGCCGGCGCCGATCCAGCTCGCCTTGGCGACGGTGCCCAGCGCGGCGGGGAACTGCTTGCCCTGGTTGGTCCACCGGATCTGCAGGTTGTCGGCGGTCTGGGTGAGGTCGGCGATGTTCTGCTTTCCCCAGTCGATGGCGTTCTGCACCAACGGGTTACCGGGCAGTGAGAGCTGCGTCATGGAGGCCAGCTGGGCGCGCGCCGCCTTCTTCGCAGCGAGCTGGCCGGCCGGGTCGGCGAGGGCCCTCGTGAGCTCGGTTTGGGCCTGGGCCGTGCCGGCGTCGGAGCCGGCGGCTGCCAGCCACACCGTGGTGGAGCCGTGGGCAGGCAGTGACAGGGAGTAGGTCAGCTCGCCGCCGGTGCCGCGACCGAACGGTCCGTCGTCGCACTGTGACGGCTTGGGCTCCGCCGGCGCGCCGGGCTCGGTGCCGGTGCAGACGTGGCCCGAGCGCGGACCCCAGAACCCCTGCCCGAGCGCGTGGGAGTCAGGAGTGGCCGCCGTGCCCACGAGCGCTGCGTAGTGGTGGTCAGGAGTGCCGGGCAGGTGGCCGTCGTCGGTGAACACGAGGTTCTTGCCGTCGAAGGAGCCCGAGTCGGGCAGGTTGTCCTTGGCGTTGGGCGTCGTGGAGAAGCCCCAGGGGTACTGGCCCATGAGCTCGGAGTGCGCGTCGACCGACAGGGACGTGGTCCGCGCCGCACCCGGGTTGGTGACCGTGATGCCGAACAGCGCCGCCCGGGTGCCGTCGGGGACGAAGTCCGTGCGCTGGACCTGCAGCCCGGACGTCGTGCTGGGCAAGTCGTAGTGGGTGTAACCCCAGCCGCTGGTGAACTTCGTGGCCGCGCCGAGCCACTGGCCGTCGACCCCGAACCAGACGCCGTCGAGCATCTTCATCGGAGGGGTCCACACGCCGCCCATCTCGCCGGTGATGTGCCAGCCGTTGGCGTAGAAGCCCCCGTCCTCGAAACCGATGGAGTACGCCCTCGTGCCCGCGGCCACCTCGCGGCGGTCGGCGAGGCGCGTTGTCTCGGAGAGCTCGGAGGGGGTCGCTGTGGCTTGGGTCGCGGTGCCCGCTCTTGCCTGGACACCTGCACTGGCGGGCACTTGCCAAGCAGCCATGGAGGTGCCGAGGGCCACAGCCGAGATCGCGGTGATGAGTCTGCGAGACATGTCTTCGACCTCACTGCTGCCGCACTCGACGCTGAGGGGGCAGCTGTTCGTGCGAACCAGGTCGATGGCAAATCTCGCCAGCGGGGGACGTCGTCGGCCCGGATTGTCCTGACTTTTGGACGCTACACCCGCCCCTGAGGGCCAGCAATGGGAGCTCCGACCGGGTTCGGCGCTGACAGACTGCCCGTCATGACACTGCCAAGGATCCTCGATCTCAGCGGGCGCGTGGCCGTGGTGACCGGCGCGGGCAGCCCCACGGGCATCGGGTATGCCGCGGCGTGCCACCTCGGTGCGCTCGGCGCCAAGGTGGTGGTGGCGGCCACGACTGGCCGGGTGCACGACCGGGCGCGAGAGCTCGAGGACGCAGGGACCGACGCGCGCGGGTGGGTCGGCGACCTGACCCTCGAGGCTGACGCAGACGCCCTGGTCGCGCAGGCGTACGGCGAGTTCGGTCGGCTCGACATCCTCGTCAACGCGGCCGGGATGGTGTCGACCAGCGACCCCGACTACCTCGAGGGCGACCTGCTTGGCACGACCCCCGAGCGGTGGAACGCGTCCTTGCGGCGCAACCTCGACACGGCATACCTCGTGAGCCGGGCGGCGCTGCCGCAGCTACGCAGCAGTGGCGCGGGCAGGGTCGTCATGGTGGCCAGCGTCACCGGCCCGGTGATGGCGATGCGCGGCGAGGTGGCCTACGCGGCGGCCAAGGCGGGGATGCTGGGGCTGGCGAGGGCCATGGCCGTCGACGAGGCGCGGCACGGGGTCACCGTCAACACCGTGGCGCCCGGGTGGATCGCCACGGGCAGCCAGACCGAGAGCGAGCGGGTCGAGGCGCAGGTCACGCCGCTGGGCCGATCCGGCGCTCCAGATGAGGTGGCGTCGGCGATCGGTTGGCTGGCGAGCCCGGGTGCGGCGTACGTGACCGGTCAGCTCATCGTCGTCGACGGCGGCAACAGCATCGCTGAGGAGCGGCTGGTCCGGTAGCTCCTTGCGGCAGGTCCCTCAGCGCGGGGGCATGCGCAGCGCGCCGTCGAGGCGGATGACCTCGCCGTTGAGCATCGGGTTGTCCACGACGTGGGCCACGAGGCTGGCGTACTCGACCGGGTTGCCGAGGCGCGAGGGGTGCGGGACCTGCGCCTCGAGCACTGCGGTCGCCTCGGGCGGCAGTCCCGCGAGCATCGGCGTCATGAACGTCCCGGGGGCGATGGTCATCACCCGGATGGCCTTGTCGGCGAGGTCGCGCGCCGCACTCAGGGTGAGGCCGACGACGCCGCCCTTGCTCGCGGCATACGCGGCCTGGCCGATCTGACCGTCATAGGCGGCGATCGACGCGGTCATGACCACGACACCCCGGTCACCGTCGAGCGGCTCGTTCTCGAGCATCGCCGCGGCGGCGAGCCGGAGCACGTTGAAGGTGCCGATCAGGTTGATGGTGACGACGGTGGCGAAGTCCTCGAGCGGCAGCGGCCCGCGCTTGCCCACGACGCGGCCAGGTGTGCCGATTCCCGCGCAGTTGACGACGATTCGCAAGGTGCCCAGTTCGCGGGCGGTGTCGATGGCAGCCTGCACCTGCGCCTCGTCGCGGACGTCGGCCGGGGCGAACCTGACCCGGTCGCCGAGCTCGTCTGCGAGGGCCGCACCGGGGGAGGACGGCAGGTCGACGATGACCACGGCAGCCCCGTCGGCGTGGAGTCGGCGGACGGTGGCGCCGCCGAGCCCGGATGCGCCGCCGGTGACGAGGGCGACGGTCGTGTCGGTGATCTGCACTGGGGTGGGCCTTTCGGTCAGCGGAGCAACTGGCGGCTGATGACGAGCCGCTGGATCTGGTTGGTGCCTTCGAAGATCTGGGTCACCTTCGCCTCGCGAAGGTAGCGCTCGAGGGGGAAGTCCTGGGTGTAGCCAGCGCCGCCCAGCACCTGGACCGCGTCGGTCGTGACCCGCATGGCGTTGTCGGTGCACACCAGCTTGGCGACCGCGGCCTCCTTGGTGAACGGGCGCCCGGCGTCGTGCAGGCGTGCTGCGTGCAGGTAGGCCGCGCGGCCGGAGGTCACTGCGGCCTCCATGTCGGCGAGCAGGAACGCGAGCCCCTGGTTCTCGGCGATCGGGCGGCCGAACTGCTGACGCTCCTGGGCGTAGGCGACCGCCTGGTCGAGCGCTGCCTGGGCGAGGCCGGTGGCGGCCGCGGCGATGCCGAGGCGGCCGGAGTCCAGGGCCGACAGCGCGATGGTCATGCCCTGGCCGCGCTCGCCGACAAGGCGGTCCGCGTCGACCTCGACCCCCTCGAAGTGCACCTCGCTCACCGTGTCGCAGTGCAGCCCCATCTTCTTCTCGGGCGCGCCGAACGCGAGGCCGGGCGCGTCACCCGGCACCACGAAGCACGACAAGCCGCGGGGGCCGTCGTCGGACGTCCGCACGAAGGAGGTGTAGAAGTCGGCGTGCCCGGCGTGCGAGATCCAGGCCTTGGTGCCCTTGAGCCGGTATGCCGTGGGTGCGGCGTCGTCGTCTGGCGTCGCCCGCGCGCTCATCGAGGCGACGTCGGATCCGGCGCCCCGCTCGGACAGGCAGTAGGCGCCGAGCTGGTCGCCGGAGAGCATGCCGGGCAGCAGCGCCTCCTGCTGGGCCCGGGAGCCGAACTGGGCGACTGGGTAGCAGGTCAGCGAGTGCACCGAGACGCCGACGGCCACGCTCATCCAGGCCGAGGCGATCTCCTCGACGACCTGGAGGTAGACCTCGTAGGGCTGGCCGCCGCCGCCGAACTCCTCGGGGTAGGGCAGCGACAGCAGGCCAGCCCGACCGAGCGTGCGGAAGGCATCGCGGGGCAGCTGGGGGGGTGGTGGCGGCGGCGCGCTCGGCGTCGTCGACCCGGGGGCGGAGCTCCTTGTCACAGATCTCGCGCGTGAGGTCGATGAGGTCGTGGCCCTCCTCGGTCGGCATGAGTCGGGTCGCGGGCATGGTCTCGATGGTAGTAGTAGGACGTCCTACTACTTGAATCGCGCAGGTCACCCAGGCAGCGCGGAGGCGGGGAGCCGGGGAGAGGTCAGGCGGGGTCGATCGGGGTGAGCTCGGGCCGCTTGGCCATTACGGTGTCTCCCGAGGACTCACCCCGGAGCCGGCGTTGCACCCAGGGCGCGAGGTGCGTGCGCGCCCACGCGGCGTTCGCAGCGGCCGCCTCGCGGCGGGCGAGCGGGGGAGCCGGCGGCAACGGGGTGCTCCAGTCGGCCCGGTCGGTGTCGTGGCCCAGCGCCGAGAGGGCGTTGAGCGCCACCCGGCGATGTCCCTCGCTCGTCATGTGGATGCGGTCCTCGGACCAGAGCCGGAAGTCGCGCAGGGCGCGCATACCCCACTGGTTGATGACGTAGCAGCCGTGCTGCTGGGCGATGCTGAACAGGTTGGCCGAGTGGATCGCGTGTCGCCCGCGCAGGTGACGCAGCAGCGGCGCCCCGGCCGGGTCGGTCGGCGTCGCCAGCAGCACGTCGGCACCGCCCTCGCGCAACCGCACCACGGCCTGCTCGAGCCGGGCGGCGATGGCGTCGAGGTCAGCCTTAGGGCGCAGGATGTCGTTGCCGCCGCCGACCATGGAGACGAGGTCTGGACCCAGGCCGAGGGCCGCGTCGAGCTGCGGCCCGACGACATCTGCCAGCAGCCGGCCCCGCACCGCGAGGTTGGCGTAGGCGAACTCTCCGCCCGCCGCGTGGGCGATTCCCGCGAGGTGGGTGGCGAGCCGGTCGGCCCACCCGACGTACACGCCAGGCATTGCGGGGTCCTCGTCGGACATCCCTTCGCTGAACGAGTCGCCGATCGCGACGTAGCGGTGCCAGACCTTGCCTCGCTCGGGCAGGTGGGTGAGGTTGTTGGCGGTCATCGCCTCGCTCACGGCAGTCTCCAATCGATCGGGGTGGCGCCCTGCTGGGCGAGGAGCTCGTTGGCCCGGCTGAACGGCCTGCTGCCGAAGAACCCGGCGTGTGCCGAGAGCGGAGAGGGGTGCGCGCTCTCCACCGCCGGTATGCCGTGCAGGTGCGGCACGAGGTTGCGCGCGTCCCTGCCCCACAGGATGGCCACCAGCGGACCGCCACGCTGGACCAGAGCCGAAATCGCTTGTGCCGTCACGGTTTCCCAGCCCTTGCCGCGATGGCTTGCGGGCTTGCCCGGGGCGACGGTCAGGACGCGGTTGAGCAACAGCACCCCCTGGTCCGCCCATGGTGACAGGTCGCCGGTGGACGGCTTCGGCAGGCCGAGGTCGGCGTGCAGCTCCTGGTAGATGTTCGCCAGGCTCCGGGGGATGGGCTGGACCTCAGCACCAACCGAGAAGGAGAGCCCCACGGCGTGGCCAGGCGTGGGGTAGGGGTCCTGGCCCACGATGAGGACGCGCACCGCGTCGAGGGGGCTGTTCGAACGCCCGGAGCACGTGGCCGCCGGCCGGCAGGTATCCCCGCCCGGCCGCGACCTC includes these proteins:
- a CDS encoding SGNH/GDSL hydrolase family protein, producing MSEAMTANNLTHLPERGKVWHRYVAIGDSFSEGMSDEDPAMPGVYVGWADRLATHLAGIAHAAGGEFAYANLAVRGRLLADVVGPQLDAALGLGPDLVSMVGGGNDILRPKADLDAIAARLEQAVVRLREGGADVLLATPTDPAGAPLLRHLRGRHAIHSANLFSIAQQHGCYVINQWGMRALRDFRLWSEDRIHMTSEGHRRVALNALSALGHDTDRADWSTPLPPAPPLARREAAAANAAWARTHLAPWVQRRLRGESSGDTVMAKRPELTPIDPA
- a CDS encoding glycogen debranching protein, which codes for MSRRLITAISAVALGTSMAAWQVPASAGVQARAGTATQATATPSELSETTRLADRREVAAGTRAYSIGFEDGGFYANGWHITGEMGGVWTPPMKMLDGVWFGVDGQWLGAATKFTSGWGYTHYDLPSTTSGLQVQRTDFVPDGTRAALFGITVTNPGAARTTSLSVDAHSELMGQYPWGFSTTPNAKDNLPDSGSFDGKNLVFTDDGHLPGTPDHHYAALVGTAATPDSHALGQGFWGPRSGHVCTGTEPGAPAEPKPSQCDDGPFGRGTGGELTYSLSLPAHGSTTVWLAAAGSDAGTAQAQTELTRALADPAGQLAAKKAARAQLASMTQLSLPGNPLVQNAIDWGKQNIADLTQTADNLQIRWTNQGKQFPAALGTVAKASWIGAGYPDYPWIFGTDAEYTAFAAVSVGQFAAIEDHLRALRDVSDILNNRSGVVTHEVVSDGSIWYGHDSRQTDAKGVTTYDFNTDETVKFPSAVALLWRWTGDNAFRDEMYDFTVRNLHYVVNQLDADHDGWPEGLGNVERTGMGQEKLDNTVYFIRGLYDLADMARSKRDGATYAWATNLARMLNQRFDGTWWYQAAQQYADSLNDPGNVQSFQKHWIGQTPMEAELRIAGQSVPGLAPFDHGTAALAGREDPCYSGTPPFNPGLFHTACGGGPEGKGERVIFGLTTSIQSIGEGNYGRLGATQQGRYLQALAEPMFSEPATNGTPDEQPGAMPEIFPSPDQGANIDRCWTCRSMFMQAWGNYGTAWAVVHQWLGVQPDLGNQLVAFVPQVPDGQSTVQGTSIRLGAGTGDVTATHTGNVYQTVIDTQRVGARTVVIGHTLPRGTSPVTVVLDGRQVHNYTVRQTNRGTEVTIATTAGAHTLTITT
- a CDS encoding SDR family NAD(P)-dependent oxidoreductase gives rise to the protein MTLPRILDLSGRVAVVTGAGSPTGIGYAAACHLGALGAKVVVAATTGRVHDRARELEDAGTDARGWVGDLTLEADADALVAQAYGEFGRLDILVNAAGMVSTSDPDYLEGDLLGTTPERWNASLRRNLDTAYLVSRAALPQLRSSGAGRVVMVASVTGPVMAMRGEVAYAAAKAGMLGLARAMAVDEARHGVTVNTVAPGWIATGSQTESERVEAQVTPLGRSGAPDEVASAIGWLASPGAAYVTGQLIVVDGGNSIAEERLVR
- a CDS encoding SDR family NAD(P)-dependent oxidoreductase, producing the protein MQITDTTVALVTGGASGLGGATVRRLHADGAAVVIVDLPSSPGAALADELGDRVRFAPADVRDEAQVQAAIDTARELGTLRIVVNCAGIGTPGRVVGKRGPLPLEDFATVVTINLIGTFNVLRLAAAAMLENEPLDGDRGVVVMTASIAAYDGQIGQAAYAASKGGVVGLTLSAARDLADKAIRVMTIAPGTFMTPMLAGLPPEATAVLEAQVPHPSRLGNPVEYASLVAHVVDNPMLNGEVIRLDGALRMPPR